The Solea senegalensis isolate Sse05_10M linkage group LG11, IFAPA_SoseM_1, whole genome shotgun sequence genomic interval cacacacacacacgtatagaCTGTCCAGACTTTGACCTTTTATTGTTGTCTCTTTTCCAGGGACTGAGCTGATTTGTCAGCTTTGTGTAGGTTTGGCTTTTCACCCCCTCCAAGTGTCCTCTGGACATCAGCTGACCATGGTTGTGTGAACAGGGGACGCACAGGAAGACAGCCTGGCAGAGACGGTGGTGTGTGTTCACTCAAACGCAGCAAGGCTCCACCGAGAGAGGAGCGGAGACGCGCCGGAGCGAAGACAAACCGctaatttaaacacaaaaatgtctcaaaacaGAGAACTGGTGGTttactacatacagtataaactgtCTCAGAGAAACTATCCACTGCACCACCTGGGACTCAGTGAGCCTCCAAACAGGACTGATGGGGGGGAGGCGGTGTCGGGCGAGGAGCAGCGGATAGCCACGCATGCCAATGGGACTTTAAACGGCACGAGTCCCAGCACCCCACCAGCGTCCCCGCAGCGGCAGCAGCAAAGGTTGCCGTCGCCGACGAGCATGGATGCGATAAAGGAGGCTCTGCGGGACTCGGCCAACGAGTTTGAGCTGCGGTACGCCCGCGCCTTCAGCGACCTGCACAACCAGCTGCACATCACGCCGGCCACCGCCTACCAGAGCTTCGAGAACGTGATGGACGAGGTGTTCCGAGACGGCGTCAACTGGGGCCGCATCATAGGGCTTTTTGCGTTTGGCGGCGCGCTGAGCGTCGAGTGCGTGGAGAAGGAGATGAGTCCGCTGGTGGGCAGGATCGCCGAGTGGATGACGGTCTACCTGGACAACAACATCCAGCCCTGGATCGAGAGTCAAGGAGGATGGGTgagtctctcacacacgcataaaatgatgttctcaaatgtcagtttgaatgatttctgtgttatgCTGGGCAGAGTTTCGAACAAactaggaaatattcacatttacaaagctgaaaagtcagagcactcgttatttaaaaaaaaaaaactattcaaacCAATCAAAATATTTGGCAATTTGTTTTGTAAGTGATTATTCAATCAATTGTTGCAGCCCTCTGACGGAATAATGTAATCAGCTGATCTCTGTACATAGAAGcaaatccataaaaaaaaaaaacatttgacttaTAGCTTCAACTAATGACTAAGTTAATCACCAACTCTTGTGATAATCAACTAATTGGGTTTGGGtgaatttttaattaaaaatgttgtgaCTGGTTTCCTTGATCCTCAGTCACTGGAAAGTGGGTGTAtttggtttggggacaaaacCAGTCGTCCTTTGACACAATCACCCATTTTCTCTGTATTCAAGtcttttatggaccaaacaaccaaGCAATTCAGTTAAGAGAACGGTCAAAAATATGAATCTATAACTCAGCTCTAGTCGATGTCTGTTTTGTGAGGAAAATAGGACGGGGCATTAATTCAATAACActcattgtgtttgtgaatatgaCAACATTTCAATGTGTATCCACGCAGTGTTCGTTCATATTTTGCTAACGGTCAGAAATAGTTAAATATTGGGGAAAAACCAACAAACTAAATGAACCATCCGCCATTTTCATAATCAGAGTGTTTTTGAAGATGATATTGAGTTCAGCCTCGTAAATGTGTACGTAGTCTGGTTCCTTTAATCCTCCGTGTTAGTGAATATCTCTGAGTATCTTTGGtttatatacgtgtgtgtgtgtgtgtgtgtgtgtatacaaatatatatgtgtgtatatataaatatatggaTCCATCATGGTCCTGCTGGTCAGCCGTGTGATCTCGTCCAGCGACGCTGCATCGCTGTGTGTGACATCCACCTCACAGGAGAGAGAAAGTCCAGTGACATGCTGTGACGAGGCTGCGTTGCCCACATTTGAACTCTTTCATCAGCCTTAAATTTCTgtgaaacagcaaaaaaactaaactaacaaGAGAACCTTGAGATGATGGATCTAATAAAGCAGTGAAAAAGGCAAGAGTTTGTCGCATCGAGGAACCGTCTGTGGTTAAAAAgaggttaaaaaagaagaaaaaagctgaGCAGCTGCTTCTGCTCTTCTCTAATTGATCATGAGCGCAGAGCTCAATGAGCCGGATCGAAGCGGGAGCTTAACTGACTGCATCAGGGCTTTGTAGCTGCGTCCGTGCTTTGCCTGGGGATCGAAGTTCTCTCATCACAGGGTGGGATGAAGTCCAGGGATTTTTACAGATAGCCCCCTTTGTTTTACCCCAGAGGGTTGATTGGCTCTGTGCGTTGCTATCTTTCcattctccccctcctctgtccCCAAACAGCTGCATATATGAAAGCTTGATTTAAAAACTCTGGGGTCAGCTTTAAAGTGGGCCGTCCTGGTACCTGGCAGTCCTATTGTGTtcttgtacgtgtgtgtttgtgaacccTTCCAGGACAGTTAAGGTCAGCTCTTTTCCTTTGTGCTGACCGTTTGATGGCGCGGAGGAGAGCGTGGTGAGAGCGTGAGGGGAGGGGCTGTTTACAGTCGCTGCAGTGTCGTATAATGCCAGGTCGAAGGTCGATCCTATGGAAACGGACCACCATTGGCTGAACCGCATggcaagaagaaaaaaaacagaaaacaataattGAACACACCATAGCTGTTGTTTGTACTGCGGAtttcaaatatatttatttaattcagcGTTGCACTGAAACCCGGAGATAACGCAGGGCAGGGCgggggggaggaggtggaggaggtggaggaggaggagggcagggGGACGGGATGTTTGGCAGAATGACGTGATGGAAGCAGGTGACAGGATAACATACGGATGTTGCTCGCTCCTTTGTTGAAATGATGTTGTGGCATCTTCTCTCTTAACGGCGCCATCAGGTCTGGTCTCATGAATACACGGTGCTGCTGACTGAGGTTTGTAGCCATGCTCACAGCAGGACTCCAGGGACGGCTGATGTTGAGCCGTCCACCATTTTGGTCCACACTTAAAATCCTCAGCGACTGCGGCaagtgggtggagtggctcagtggttaagaccggtaccctgtgtgcgaaagacatcatagtcgcaatggtcgcaagttcgattccacccctggctgattgtactcaattcaattgtaagtcgctttggataaaagcgtctgctaaatgacatgtaatgtaatgtaaagtgacGATACAGTCACCCAAACCCAAATGAATCTCAAATGAGACTGAGTAAATATGGATGTTTTAATCAACAAATGAAGGCGTCCCTGTtagtttcactcgccgggtgCCACTACTACAcatctcctcacggtggcgctgctcaaacgaatgaggggaaactttgAGTGGAAGTGAtctggctgaagaagaagaagaggagtttacagtgggatagtGGTGGAGAAAGCTGCATCCATGTTCAACACgtagactttatgacctttgttctctgtggtgtgaataaatagagaaatcctgcgcGTTTCTCATGATTTATCGCtttatgattgtcttgcaatatattagTTATCACGGAATCGTTGTATCTGgacatcagaatcagaatactttattaatccctgggggaaattgtttttatCATTGGTATTGTatgataaaataacatttcaatgCAATTTCAATGACTTTGAGACAATTCTCAAAGATTCTGCATCATATCCACTCTTACTAAGTGTTTTGAGAGTCCTGAAACTCTATTTTTGGAAACCAGGTCCCAGAGTGAAGACATTTCAAAACACCACCCTTGCTTCTCCATGTAAACAACCAATACCCAACTTTGGGAATGTCATaaccccacctctctctctctctcttggtcatcttgtgtttgtacagcgttatagcgccacatacaggcctggcatattgTTCTGTGGGGTTCATCTGTCTGAAAACTTTTCTTGGAGCAAAAAAGACTGTATTGGCAAAGttctttctttgtgtattaGGCCACAGTTGGTAGGTTTGCACACAGTGctgcagtaacaacaacaacaacaacaacaacaacaacaacatggtgaAGTTAGCTTCTTGTTGGTTGGTGGCTTGCATGTCAGCGTAACCTGGACTTGAAGAAGTGAATGACTGAATCAGGAATGTTTGAATGGATCAGCATGTTACCAGTATCCGCTGGTTTGCTTTCACTTCTCCCTCCAGTAAACCACATTTTCTTGAGCACATGACACCGCTCACTTCCTTCTCCACAAAACTTCACTTTGATTTATTCTCTTGTTGTTGATCCAGTGAAAGCacatgtcctgtgtttgttaGTGACGTTGTTCAGAAGTGTCCACAGAGGCATCAGGGTCAGTCACACcgagctgctgtgtttgtctcagCGTTGTATAATGGAATCAccctttttaaagatgacaaaacaTGCTGATTTAATTCACAATGTAAATCATGAAGAGAGCAAATTACCAGTCTTACTGCTGCGGCGGCCGTAGGCCTGCAACTATTCATCAATGAATCAATTTCTAAGTAaattgtcaaatattttgacGATGACGTTCGGGCTCTTTTGTTTTGAGAATTAGATTTTCGTCatactttaaatgaaaatatccTTTAAAAAGTAgacgtttgtgtttttgcaaaaCTGGTCATTGAAGTATTGTTTGTTATCATTAAATAGTTATACTTCATCAAATATATGGGCCAAAAAAATAGCACAAGTTATCAGCCATCAGCTggcctgatttctaaaaatagACATGTCTGTTAACGTCTATTAAAAAGCCCAACAATTACAATATATcagtatgatttattttatttacatcatacagttttattgtgaacgtgatatcaaaacaaacactttgatttgctcattattgtacaatgtcatgatggaatattgtgatcaTAATGTCAAGATGGTGTCGTCCAACCGGAACTGTTTTCACTTAATTGTATAAATGTCTAGAATTAAAGTTCCACCCATCCTCACAGCTGACACACGGGGcgagaggcggggtcacacccagTCTCGGGGAATGACTGCTGTAGAATCCGTGGTTTCAGTAGGTGGTTTTTACTGTCATTCCCCCCCCGGCCAGCCCCTCCTTTGTCACGATATTatcactttgtcttttttgttgtggttgctCTGCTGTTCAAAGTCGACCTAGACTTTCCCTGAAACGCACCGCCGTCTCTCGGTAAAACCACCAgagactttgttgtttttctttctttctctcctttatttccccctctctttcttccttccttcactCCCCtgatgcctcctcctcctcctcacagggATGAAGCACAGAGCCGTTGGCAGATGTTGAAACCTGAGTGCAGCTCTGAGGCAGGTGTGCCCTCAGCGTCAGCTGACGAAATCCTCGTCTGCTCttagcggcggcggcggcaagGTCACTCtcagtcacaaaaaaaagttttttggaATAGATGAAGGGGAAAAGACAGATTGTTCTATTTGAATATGATGTAAATAGGTGACACATACCAGTGTTTTGAAGCTCATCCTGTggtttgaacaaaaaaacaaaaagaaagaacttATATATCTGCATACTTAGCTGAGCTAAAGgtgttctttgttgttgtttttgggtgCAGTGGAACAAATGTTCGTTTTAAAGCACTGATAAATCCTCACGCAGCCTGTAAACCAtcctgctgcagcttcattttAAGCCTCCACTGTCCAGACGGCTGAGATACAGTATTTGATAGCAGCTCTGGATGTGAGGTAAAGAAGCGCAGACAGattctctctcccctctgctgcatgtgtttccttttttaagaAGCTGTGCGGGAGTGAAGTCGTATATTGCGGGATAataaacctctctctctctctctctctctctctctggcagaCGGCAGTGGAACAGACAGTGCCATCGACCTAATAATGCTGTTTCCAGCAGAGCAGGCGATGGTAGTGATTGCTCACTGGAGATTGAGCCGCCTCGGGGTGAGGGTACGGGGTTATTACCAATTATAGATGAATAATATCTCCACCTGCTACTGGGGGAAACAATGTTTTCCCCCCTGACAGTCTAATAAAGGCTTAACTCGTTTAGAAGGAGCCACGCTGCCATGTGGCTGGAGCAGGGATGTGCAGAGAGTAAAAGAGGAGACCATTAGCCGAGTTTGCTTTTGCATCGCGACGTCGACACTCTCGCTAAGGTCACAGAAAAGTTAActacaagaaaaacaatatcTGCGAGCGGTGAAAGTGTCGTCCGTTTTGCTTTGGttcatcacctgctgcttatGGCTGTGTGCGGCTTTAATGATGTGATTCTATAGAAAAGCTCTTCCTCCTCTTAATGAGAACCGTGACATGTTCCTTCGTTATCATGAGCTCTCGTTTCCGCTTTTAGCCGAGAACCACAGACTGTGTGAGGTCTCCAATGATGGTTctcatgtttaaaaatataatctATTTATATGTAAGTGTGGTTATAAATACATTCAATGGATGCACATGACTGACTCACATTACAAACACCTTTATAGGCAAGTCTGTATCACCTCAACTTAAACTTCATTTTCTCAAATGACTTTTTATAATTCGTctaaagccatggttctcaaactgtgataCACTGTGAGCTTCCACTTGGGGgaggaataaataataatactgttcTACTATGtatatagaaaatgaaacaaatcctTATCTCGGGCTTCATCTTAATCCAATTTCAgtaagtatatgtgaggaagaggaggataatGAGAGAGCAAATAATCTTACTGTgagtaaatctgcctcctgtctgtctgtctgtctgaacgattttgaataaatatctaattgcggttattttgacagaaatgaGATCATGACAGGAAaacagagggaatggtcattttagaataagatgtgtaataataattcatctaaaacgATCTTTTGCGTATCCTGCTGTATTgcgatgaattgttcagccgtAGCGAGTCGTTTACACACTTGAGATGAAGTGCCGTGAACATattgtgatgacatcacagacttAACAAGGTGTAGATTTGAGTACACCAGTGTTTTGTTAGGTGGCAAATATGTGGCTGCTTTAAACCAAACCTTTAAGACCTTTAGAGGGAACCAGGGAAACACCTGAGCTTCCTTTG includes:
- the bcl2l1 gene encoding bcl-2-like protein 1 isoform X3, with protein sequence MSQNRELVVYYIQYKLSQRNYPLHHLGLSEPPNRTDGGEAVSGEEQRIATHANGTLNGTSPSTPPASPQRQQQRLPSPTSMDAIKEALRDSANEFELRYARAFSDLHNQLHITPATAYQSFENVMDEVFRDGVNWGRIIGLFAFGGALSVECVEKEMSPLVGRIAEWMTVYLDNNIQPWIESQGGWTAVEQTVPST
- the bcl2l1 gene encoding bcl-2-like protein 1 isoform X2; its protein translation is MSQNRELVVYYIQYKLSQRNYPLHHLGLSEPPNRTDGGEAVSGEEQRIATHANGTLNGTSPSTPPASPQRQQQRLPSPTSMDAIKEALRDSANEFELRYARAFSDLHNQLHITPATAYQSFENVMDEVFRDGVNWGRIIGLFAFGGALSVECVEKEMSPLVGRIAEWMTVYLDNNIQPWIESQGGWEHFAEIFGQDAAAESRRSQESFKKWLLAGMTLVTGVVVGSLLAQKRL
- the bcl2l1 gene encoding bcl-2-like protein 1 isoform X1, which codes for MSQNRELVVYYIQYKLSQRNYPLHHLGLSEPPNRTDGGEAVSGEEQRIATHANGTLNGTSPSTPPASPQRQQQRLPSPTSMDAIKEALRDSANEFELRYARAFSDLHNQLHITPATAYQSFENVMDEVFRDGVNWGRIIGLFAFGGALSVECVEKEMSPLVGRIAEWMTVYLDNNIQPWIESQGGWVSLSHTHKMMFSNVSLNDFCVMLGRVSNKLGNIHIYKAEKSEHSLFKKKKLFKPIKIFGNLFCK